In Diadema setosum chromosome 19, eeDiaSeto1, whole genome shotgun sequence, a genomic segment contains:
- the LOC140243047 gene encoding uncharacterized protein has translation MMFGFIGKPATTFRLIKNGYWNYSEFLSAFRCLHSVSAKQSLIRKPPYLSAPREKKLLTWCQHQVRDMMSESSGPSSSLSPWQQGFYRYFLPIQTRVVDTDWFGHINNAVYYSYFDTIINHYIFRRCKLGAPNQESQSPNILGFMVSTKCTYKQPLNYPEAILAGLAVTKMGNSSVTYTVGVFAENTGQGEMTGEPDKEPSIRGNIMQSGEMAHFGSHQDMASAVGQCVHVFVDLKGDQRPVSIPDVARHHFQKILVPFDSDISKL, from the coding sequence ATGATGTTTGGTTTTATTGGGAAACCTGCTACAACATTTAGACTGATTAAAAATGGGTATTGGAATTACAGCGAGTTCCTTTCAGCATTCCGTTGCCTACACTCAGTCAGTGCCAAACAATCCCTGATCAGGAAGCCGCCCTACCTTAGTGCGCCTCGGGAGAAGAAGCTTCTGACTTGGTGTCAACACCAGGTGCGTGACATGATGAGTGAATCCAGTGGGCCATCTTCATCATTGTCTCCATGGCAACAAGGATTTTACCGATACTTTCTCCCAATACAGACCCGTGTTGTGGACACTGACTGGTTTGGCCACATCAACAATGCTGTGTATTACTCTTATTTTGACACCATCATTAACCATTACATCTTCAGGCGATGCAAACTTGGCGCTCCCAATCAAGAGAGTCAGTCTCCCAACATCCTTGGGTTTATGGTCAGTACAAAGTGTACCTACAAGCAACCTCTGAACTATCCAGAGGCTATTCTAGCAGGCTTGGCAGTCACCAAGATGGGTAACTCCAGTGTGACGTACACGGTAGGTGTGTTCGCTGAGAATACAGGGCAGGGAGAGATGACTGGTGAACCTGACAAGGAGCCGTCAATACGTGGCAACATAATGCAATCCGGTGAGATGGCTCACTTTGGAAGCCACCAAGACATGGCGAGTGCTGTCGGTCAGTGCGTCCATGTCTTCGTTGACCTCAAGGGAGACCAGCGTCCAGTAAGCATCCCTGATGTGGCAAGACACCACTTTCAGAAGATACTAGTTCCTTTTGATTCAGATATAAGTAAATTGTAA